A window of Acropora muricata isolate sample 2 chromosome 3, ASM3666990v1, whole genome shotgun sequence contains these coding sequences:
- the LOC136911158 gene encoding E3 ubiquitin-protein ligase TRIM71-like translates to MDIKTFLGKLREHVACSVCMNIFTVPKQLPCLHSFCLHCLNEIAGASARKDIITCPECRREVTVPASGNFNELPTDFNLNSLIDTLAVEDCSAISVKCGNCEKRNAKCVYCFNCSAFLCEECRWGHDIMRPNRFHRVLAIQDFKDQDVIAVLQRPAFCLKKNHESEQLKFFCQDCKTAICSLCALTHQEGHAKVLLEDAFSERQIKIKEAIISQKQYVTETTRKINEISQNCVKIHQEVLNAKQRMEDFVTIIKEVTEAKRQEVLKKVDQQAKEALDRLENQKCELEGEVRVIKKAIERSETLLKRGTNVEIVQLGAVPCEEVRVGVQQLNGDPELVWHVVFKENQRLLKDVKSDGIGSIHSFFSKTNARESTAQGSGTVEATVGLEAVIMVSTRNSNEVMPRQGSDVVALEFGKHDCQVTEPEITGNKDGTYKISYFAKETGTCQASVKVNGEHVCGSPFEVKFQPREFRHSSSFGKFGHRFGELNHPWGLAVNARNEIAVCDTRNNRVQVFSTNGHWLRALGTKGDGQGNLNFPNGIAWDSGGTIFVVDCNNHRVNKFNSSGHYLGQIGNKGRLHHQLWNPRGISVDSKGNLIVTDTGNQRIKIFSSRGQILGGFCGGGVLKKPYDAVEKHGKLFVSDTADHSVKVLDMKGAFLFKFGKLGESDGEFNQPRGLSFDKAGHLVVCDSENNRVQLFDLTGKFVTKFGTKGKNFEGLNKPINAVVLSDGRIAVSDFYNHQIHLFQ, encoded by the coding sequence ATGGATATCAAAACCTTTCTTGGCAAGCTTCGAGAACACGTGGCCTGCTCCGTGTGTATGAACATTTTTACCGTTCCAAAGCAGCTTCCTTGCTTGCACAGTTTTTGTCTGCACTGCCTGAACGAAATTGCAGGAGCAAGTGCGAGAAAAGACATCATAACGTGCCCAGAGTGCAGACGAGAAGTGACAGTTCCTGCCAGTGGAAACTTCAACGAACTTCCTACTGACTTCAACCTCAACAGCTTAATAGACACTTTGGCCGTTGAAGACTGCAGTGCAATCAGTGTCAAGTGTGGAAATTGTGAAAAGAGAAACGCGAAGTGTGTTTACTGTTTTAACTGCAGTGCGTTCTTGTGTGAGGAATGCAGATGGGGCCATGACATCATGCGACCTAACAGATTTCATCGAGTGTTAGCGATTCAAGACTTTAAAGACCAAGATGTCATTGCTGTGCTACAAAGACCCGCGTTCTGCCTAAAAAAGAACCACGAGAGCGAACAGCTGAAGTTCTTCTGCCAGGACTGCAAAACTGCGATTTGCAGCCTTTGTGCTTTAACCCATCAGGAAGGACATGCAAAGGTTCTTTTGGAAGATGCGTTCAGTGAACGCCAAATTAAGATTAAAGAGGCCATTATATCTCAGAAACAGTATGTAACGGAGACGACGCGTAAAATCAACGAAATTAGCCAAAATTGTGTCAAGATTCACCAGGAAGTATTAAATGCAAAACAAAGGATGGAGGACTTTGTGACTATCATAAAAGAAGTCACTGAGGCGAAAAGACAGGAAGTGTTAAAGAAAGTGGATCAACAGGCCAAAGAAGCGCTGGATCGTTTGGAAAACCAAAAGTGCGAGTTGGAAGGTGAAGTTAGAGTGATAAAAAAGGCCATCGAAAGAAGCGAAACGTTGCTTAAGCGTGGCACGAATGTCGAGATTGTTCAGTTAGGCGCTGTTCCCTGTGAAGAAGTACGTGTTGGTGTACAGCAACTTAACGGTGACCCTGAGCTGGTTTGGCACGTAGTTTTCAAAGAGAACCAGAGATTGCTGAAGGACGTCAAGAGCGACGGCATTGGGTCTATCCACAGCTTTTTCAGCAAGACGAATGCGCGGGAATCCACGGCACAGGGAAGCGGAACCGTTGAAGCAACTGTGGGCCTTGAGGCTGTGATTATGGTCAGCACGAGAAATTCCAACGAGGTAATGCCAAGACAAGGGTCTGATGTCGTAGCACTGGAATTCGGAAAACACGATTGTCAAGTTACCGAACCTGAGATCACAGGCAACAAAGATGGTACCTACAAGATCAGCTACTTTGCCAAGGAGACCGGAACATGTCAGGCATCTGTGAAGGTGAATGGAGAACATGTCTGTGGTAGTCCTTTCGAAGTGAAATTCCAGCCCAGAGAATTCAGACACTCGTCTTCCTTTGGAAAATTTGGTCATCGCTTTGGAGAACTGAACCATCCTTGGGGTTTAGCAGTAAACGCACGAAACGAGATTGCAGTGTGTGATACTCGAAACAATAGAGTTCAGGTATTCAGTACTAATGGTCACTGGCTCAGGGCTCTTGGCACGAAAGGCGATGGCCAAGGAAACCTCAATTTTCCAAATGGAATAGCTTGGGATTCAGGTGGGACTATTTTTGTGGTAGACTGCAACAACCACAGAGTAAACAAGTTTAATAGCTCTGGACATTATCTCGGCCAAATTGGCAACAAAGGCCGCCTCCATCATCAACTTTGGAACCCGCGCGGCatatcagttgattccaaagGAAACCTTATTGTCACCGATACAGGCAACCAGAGAATTAAGATCTTTTCCTCTCGCGGCCAGATCTTGGGCGGCTTTTGCGGCGGAGGCGTTCTTAAGAAACCTTACGACGCTGTTGAGAAGCATGGAAAACTGTTTGTGTCCGACACTGCTGACCATTCTGTCAAAGTATTGGACATGAAAGGGgcgtttcttttcaaatttggaAAACTGGGAGAAAGTGATGGCGAATTCAACCAACCTCGTGGATTGTCTTTCGACAAGGCCGGCCATCTTGTTGTCTGTGATTCGGAGAACAATAGAGTCCAGCTCTTCGACTTGACCGGAAAGTTTGTCACAAAGTTTGgaacaaaaggaaagaactttgAAGGACTGAACAAACCAATCAACGCGGTTGTCCTCAGCGACGGTAGAATAGCTGTTTCTGACTTTTACAACCATCAAATCCACCTTTTTCAGTAA